From Chitinispirillales bacterium, a single genomic window includes:
- a CDS encoding 50S ribosomal protein L11 methyltransferase, producing MPQYYAFDVTASPQKVENLLAECIVDGFLGFSETETDGKIKINICYDDKDCALNVQKLLLQNYSVSRVEEIENRDWNEEWKKTISPVKITEKIWVSPKWLEPKMQNGECWIKIEPKMAFGTGHHETTRIAAKLIEETAGAKTLLDIGTGSGVLAFAAQIADYKSITGLEIDKDCEENLAQNFEDNKENSDIRFIIGGLEKVNMSAKFDTVVMNMISSQSMPLLNDICKILHKDGFLLWSGILFEEREKIVEEAKKFGFELQKEIVENEWWGAKFLKT from the coding sequence ATGCCGCAATATTACGCTTTTGACGTGACTGCTTCGCCGCAAAAAGTTGAAAATTTACTTGCCGAGTGTATTGTCGATGGATTCTTGGGGTTTTCGGAAACGGAAACGGATGGAAAAATAAAAATAAACATTTGTTATGACGACAAAGATTGTGCGTTAAACGTGCAAAAACTGCTTTTGCAAAATTACAGCGTTTCACGAGTTGAAGAAATTGAAAACCGCGATTGGAACGAAGAATGGAAAAAGACGATTTCGCCCGTAAAAATTACCGAAAAAATTTGGGTTTCGCCCAAGTGGCTTGAACCTAAAATGCAAAACGGTGAATGTTGGATTAAAATTGAGCCGAAAATGGCGTTTGGTACGGGACATCACGAAACCACGAGAATCGCTGCAAAACTTATTGAAGAAACAGCGGGTGCAAAAACGCTTTTAGACATAGGAACAGGTTCCGGCGTGCTTGCTTTCGCAGCGCAAATTGCCGATTACAAATCAATAACCGGATTAGAAATCGACAAAGATTGTGAAGAAAATTTAGCGCAAAACTTTGAAGACAACAAAGAAAACTCCGACATTCGTTTTATTATCGGCGGACTTGAAAAAGTAAACATGTCGGCAAAATTTGACACTGTTGTTATGAATATGATTAGTTCGCAATCTATGCCGTTACTAAATGATATTTGTAAAATTTTACATAAAGACGGATTTTTACTATGGTCGGGGATTTTGTTTGAAGAACGGGAAAAAATCGTCGAAGAAGCGAAAAAATTCGGCTTTGAACTGCAAAAAGAGATTGTCGAAAACGAATGGTGGGGCGCAAAATTCTTAAAAACGTGA
- the trpS gene encoding tryptophan--tRNA ligase — MGRKISLTGIKPTGMPHLGNYFGAIKPALQLAQKYEARYFIADYHALNTIKNPQELRDLTYEVAAAWLSCGLDYENVLFYRQSDIPEIFELTTILTAFTSKGLMNRAHAYKAATDANKENKNDPDHNINMGLFTYPILMAADILIFDSDFVPVGRDQKQHVEMAADIAQALNSNYKKTLFVIPDGVYDGVNESVLGLDGRKMSKSYNNAIPIFVPEKQLRKIVMKIVTNSQDISEPKDPDNCNVFSLYKLFADKEKQDALAKRYRKGGMGWGEAKQELFEAMNAVIKPMREIYDDLMADKSKIDKILAHGAEKAREISSKKIAFLRREIGI, encoded by the coding sequence ATGGGAAGAAAAATTTCGCTGACCGGAATAAAACCTACCGGAATGCCGCATTTGGGAAATTATTTCGGAGCGATTAAACCCGCTTTACAGTTGGCGCAAAAATACGAGGCAAGATACTTTATAGCCGACTATCACGCGCTCAACACGATAAAAAATCCACAGGAATTACGAGATTTAACGTATGAAGTCGCCGCCGCTTGGCTTTCATGCGGGTTAGACTACGAAAACGTTTTGTTTTACCGTCAAAGCGACATTCCCGAAATATTTGAACTTACAACGATTCTTACGGCTTTCACTTCAAAAGGGCTTATGAATCGCGCACACGCATACAAAGCGGCAACGGACGCGAATAAAGAAAACAAAAACGATCCCGACCATAATATAAATATGGGACTTTTTACGTATCCTATTTTAATGGCGGCGGATATTCTTATTTTCGATTCGGATTTTGTTCCAGTAGGACGCGACCAAAAACAGCACGTAGAAATGGCGGCGGATATCGCACAAGCGTTAAACAGTAATTACAAAAAAACCCTTTTTGTAATTCCCGACGGCGTTTACGACGGCGTAAACGAAAGCGTTTTGGGACTTGACGGACGAAAAATGAGCAAAAGTTACAATAACGCCATTCCGATTTTTGTTCCGGAAAAACAACTGCGAAAAATCGTGATGAAAATAGTTACAAATTCGCAAGATATAAGCGAGCCTAAAGACCCTGACAATTGCAACGTTTTTTCTCTTTACAAACTCTTTGCGGACAAAGAAAAACAAGACGCTCTTGCTAAACGTTATCGCAAAGGAGGAATGGGCTGGGGTGAAGCGAAACAGGAATTGTTTGAAGCAATGAACGCCGTAATTAAACCTATGCGGGAAATTTACGACGACTTGATGGCGGATAAATCAAAAATAGACAAAATTCTTGCGCATGGAGCGGAAAAAGCAAGAGAAATCTCGTCTAAAAAAATAGCTTTTTTACGCAGAGAAATAGGAATATAA
- a CDS encoding GDP-L-fucose synthase, whose translation MEKSAKIFVAGHRGMVGGAILRKLKDSGFSNIITKTHDELDITNQQAVDNFFEKESPKYVFLAAAKVGGIYANNVYRYDFIYQNLMIASNVIEASRKFGVKKLLNLGSSCIYPKFAPQPIKENSLLTGELEQTNEPYAIAKITAIKLCQSANRQYGTDFISAMPTNLYGIGDNYHKENSHVLPALIRRFHEAKAANSAEVVVWGGGTPLREFLFADDIADACLFLMDNYSGELHVNVGSGKEITIKELAETIKRIVGFSGNLVWDKSKPDGTPRKLMDSSFLRNLGWRPKVDFEEGIKIAYDDFLNRFSAEFEK comes from the coding sequence ATGGAGAAATCGGCGAAAATATTTGTTGCGGGGCATCGTGGAATGGTCGGCGGCGCTATTTTGAGGAAACTTAAAGATAGCGGATTTTCAAACATAATTACAAAAACGCATGATGAATTGGATATTACAAATCAACAAGCGGTCGATAATTTTTTTGAAAAAGAAAGCCCAAAATACGTATTCTTAGCCGCGGCGAAAGTCGGCGGAATCTATGCGAATAACGTTTATCGTTACGATTTTATTTACCAAAATTTGATGATTGCAAGTAATGTTATTGAAGCGTCGCGAAAGTTCGGTGTAAAAAAGTTGCTGAATTTAGGTTCGTCTTGCATTTATCCCAAATTCGCTCCTCAACCGATAAAAGAAAATTCGCTTCTCACAGGCGAATTGGAGCAAACGAACGAGCCGTATGCGATTGCAAAAATTACTGCGATTAAACTTTGCCAAAGTGCAAATCGCCAATACGGTACGGATTTTATTTCGGCGATGCCCACAAATTTGTACGGAATAGGCGATAATTACCACAAAGAAAACTCGCACGTACTTCCGGCGTTAATCCGTAGATTTCACGAAGCAAAAGCGGCAAATTCCGCCGAAGTCGTCGTGTGGGGCGGCGGAACGCCTTTACGGGAATTTTTATTTGCCGACGACATTGCAGACGCCTGTCTGTTTTTGATGGATAATTATTCCGGCGAATTGCATGTAAATGTCGGTTCGGGTAAAGAAATTACAATTAAAGAACTTGCCGAGACGATAAAACGCATTGTCGGGTTTTCGGGAAATTTGGTTTGGGACAAATCCAAGCCGGACGGAACCCCGCGAAAACTTATGGATTCGTCGTTTTTGCGCAATCTCGGCTGGCGGCCTAAAGTAGATTTTGAAGAAGGAATTAAAATTGCTTATGATGATTTTTTGAACAGATTTTCTGCTGAATTTGAAAAATAG